A genomic region of uncultured Roseibium sp. contains the following coding sequences:
- a CDS encoding peptidoglycan-binding domain-containing protein yields MAKAGHIALDNPVAAGGAVVMGLTSCLIIANAIGLQPGRHPAPLFSTRERAEEVLLPEPNGRRNDLQVQEISTLVLDLQISLRRIGLYEGPLDGLSGPATERAIRAFERRAGQAETGKANEALLALILLHGDAPQSSFVPVPRPKPGADTAPLRSVEPSAIAEVETDPHLQKIQKALSDLGYGPLTADGVMGANTTAAIRRFELDRGLPLTGEPGSETIERLEMVSGLSLSG; encoded by the coding sequence ATGGCAAAAGCCGGCCATATTGCGCTCGACAATCCGGTTGCCGCCGGTGGCGCAGTCGTCATGGGGCTGACGTCCTGCCTCATCATTGCCAATGCTATCGGACTGCAACCGGGCCGACACCCGGCTCCTCTGTTCAGCACGAGAGAGCGCGCAGAAGAAGTTCTCTTGCCCGAGCCGAATGGCCGCAGAAACGACCTGCAGGTTCAGGAGATCTCGACTCTGGTGCTCGACCTGCAGATCTCGCTGCGCAGGATAGGCCTTTACGAGGGACCTCTGGACGGGCTGAGCGGCCCGGCGACCGAGCGGGCCATTCGTGCGTTTGAACGCCGGGCAGGGCAAGCGGAAACCGGCAAGGCAAATGAAGCTCTCCTGGCACTCATCCTGTTGCATGGCGATGCGCCGCAAAGTTCGTTTGTCCCGGTACCGCGCCCGAAACCGGGTGCGGACACGGCACCCCTGCGCAGCGTCGAGCCTTCCGCAATCGCCGAGGTGGAGACCGATCCGCATCTCCAGAAAATACAGAAGGCGCTTTCGGATCTCGGCTATGGCCCGCTCACGGCCGATGGCGTCATGGGAGCCAACACGACGGCTGCCATCAGGCGCTTCGAACTGGACCGCGGTCTGCCGCTCACCGGCGAACCCGGTTCAGAGACCATCGAGCGGCTCGAGATGGTCAGCGGCCTCAGCCTGTCCGGATAA
- a CDS encoding DUF5330 domain-containing protein produces the protein MLFLLRTAFWLTLVLALIPLGSDQTSTPDKTAEVDPVSAFLAAQATVSDIGGFCNRNPQACEAGGNALTAIGSRARDGALIVYQYFDKDDQDRAIEESLVTGSTSPATAKASDVSGNGFSAIIPSRNPGPRTGPLTGPIPRPKPLSGRDT, from the coding sequence ATGTTGTTTCTTCTGAGGACGGCCTTCTGGCTAACCTTGGTTCTGGCGCTGATTCCGCTTGGATCGGACCAGACCAGCACACCCGACAAGACCGCAGAGGTCGATCCGGTTTCCGCGTTTCTTGCAGCGCAGGCGACGGTGTCCGACATCGGTGGTTTCTGCAATCGAAATCCACAGGCCTGCGAAGCCGGCGGCAACGCATTGACCGCGATCGGAAGCCGTGCGCGCGATGGCGCGCTGATCGTCTACCAGTATTTCGACAAGGATGACCAGGACCGGGCCATCGAGGAGAGCCTCGTGACGGGCTCCACCTCTCCTGCCACCGCCAAGGCGTCCGACGTGTCCGGCAACGGATTTTCCGCGATCATTCCTTCCAGAAATCCAGGCCCCCGAACAGGGCCTCTCACTGGGCCAATTCCGCGGCCCAAACCCCTCTCAGGTCGCGATACCTGA
- a CDS encoding SufE family protein, producing the protein MATDIAEILETFDFLDDWEDRYKYLIDLGKELPPLTEAERSDANKVRGCVSQVWLITNVSDGAGGGPVLTFRGDSDALIVQGLVAIVTSLFGNKTAQEILDTDVEGIFAQLGLQEHLTPQRSNGLRSMVGRIRSDAQNALAAA; encoded by the coding sequence ATGGCCACCGACATCGCTGAAATCCTTGAAACGTTCGATTTTCTGGACGATTGGGAAGACCGTTACAAATATCTGATCGATCTGGGCAAGGAACTGCCGCCGCTGACCGAAGCGGAGCGGAGCGATGCCAACAAGGTACGCGGCTGCGTTTCGCAGGTCTGGCTGATCACGAATGTCAGCGACGGCGCCGGCGGTGGACCTGTGCTGACCTTCAGGGGAGACAGCGACGCCCTGATCGTTCAGGGCCTGGTCGCCATCGTCACGTCCCTGTTCGGCAACAAGACTGCACAGGAAATCCTCGACACGGACGTCGAGGGCATTTTTGCGCAGCTGGGATTGCAGGAGCACCTTACACCGCAACGCTCAAATGGCCTGAGATCCATGGTCGGGCGCATCCGGTCGGATGCCCAGAACGCGCTCGCTGCCGCATAG
- a CDS encoding MucR family transcriptional regulator has translation MTDNPVDANLIDLTADIVSAYVSNNTVASTDLPSLINEVHSALQKTASASSEPEPEPLKPAVPVKKSVMPDYIICLEDGKKFKSLKRHLRTHYNMTPEEYRDKWDLGADYPMVAPNYAAARSELAKKMGLGQQRKRSK, from the coding sequence ATGACTGATAATCCGGTGGATGCTAATCTGATTGATCTTACGGCTGACATCGTCTCCGCTTACGTTAGCAACAATACGGTTGCTTCGACCGATTTGCCGAGTCTGATCAATGAAGTTCACAGCGCACTGCAGAAAACCGCGTCTGCGTCCAGTGAACCGGAGCCGGAACCGCTCAAGCCGGCTGTTCCTGTCAAGAAGTCCGTCATGCCGGACTACATCATCTGCCTCGAAGACGGCAAGAAGTTCAAGTCGCTGAAACGCCATCTGCGTACCCATTACAACATGACGCCGGAAGAATACCGCGACAAGTGGGACCTTGGTGCCGACTACCCGATGGTTGCGCCGAACTACGCGGCGGCACGTTCGGAACTGGCCAAGAAAATGGGTCTCGGCCAGCAGCGCAAGCGTTCCAAGTAA
- the mnhG gene encoding monovalent cation/H(+) antiporter subunit G, giving the protein MSAVVEIITGLMLITGACFAFVASLGLVRLKDVYMRTHAASKAGTLGSGLMLLALAVEAGDLSVVTRAIAGVVFFLLTAPISAHLVAKAAYAAGYRPCADTKIDALAETVRPKD; this is encoded by the coding sequence GTGAGCGCCGTCGTCGAGATCATCACCGGCCTGATGCTCATAACCGGTGCCTGTTTTGCCTTTGTGGCCTCTCTCGGTCTGGTGAGGCTCAAGGATGTGTACATGCGCACGCATGCTGCGTCCAAGGCCGGCACGCTCGGGTCAGGGCTCATGCTGCTGGCGCTTGCCGTCGAAGCGGGTGACCTTTCGGTTGTCACGCGCGCTATCGCGGGAGTTGTGTTTTTCCTGCTGACAGCCCCAATTTCGGCTCATTTGGTGGCAAAAGCTGCTTATGCGGCAGGATATCGGCCCTGTGCCGACACCAAGATTGACGCCTTAGCGGAGACTGTTCGTCCAAAGGATTAA
- a CDS encoding cation:proton antiporter encodes MTPFELFASQFLDVAVKISLGILTISFIVIVYRTVKGPGLPDRVVALDMLVAVGIGFIAAIGVSTGIYLYIDIAITLGLVGFLATVAFARFILNRGLAGDETIMDEVEESIKRREAGQ; translated from the coding sequence ATGACCCCGTTTGAGCTATTTGCATCACAGTTTCTGGACGTCGCGGTCAAGATCTCGCTCGGGATCCTTACGATCTCCTTCATCGTCATCGTTTACCGGACGGTCAAGGGTCCGGGACTACCGGACCGGGTGGTGGCACTGGACATGCTCGTTGCCGTGGGAATCGGCTTCATTGCAGCCATCGGCGTGTCGACGGGCATTTACCTCTACATCGATATTGCAATCACGCTGGGTCTCGTCGGATTTCTCGCGACCGTCGCATTTGCACGATTTATTCTCAACAGAGGACTGGCGGGCGACGAGACGATCATGGACGAGGTGGAGGAAAGCATCAAACGCAGGGAGGCAGGGCAGTGA
- a CDS encoding Na+/H+ antiporter subunit E codes for MTSLFLTNILMALAWGAVTGSFSEINLAFGFVLGSGALYLIREQVGTSAYFRRIGKAVGLAATFVYELVLSAWRVAMIVLRPKIELQPGIIALPLTVDTDFEITMLANLITLTPGTLSVDVSEDRKTLFIHCIDVPDPQATIDDIKNGFERKIMEAFR; via the coding sequence ATGACGAGCCTTTTTCTCACGAATATCCTCATGGCGCTGGCCTGGGGGGCAGTCACGGGCAGTTTCTCGGAGATAAACCTGGCATTCGGGTTTGTTCTGGGCTCCGGGGCACTTTACCTGATTCGCGAGCAGGTCGGCACGTCCGCCTATTTCCGCAGGATCGGGAAGGCAGTCGGTCTCGCGGCGACATTCGTCTACGAACTGGTCCTGTCGGCATGGCGGGTGGCGATGATCGTGTTGCGGCCGAAAATCGAATTGCAGCCGGGAATAATCGCATTGCCGCTCACCGTTGATACGGATTTTGAAATCACGATGCTCGCCAATCTCATCACGCTGACGCCGGGCACGCTGTCCGTCGATGTTTCAGAGGATCGCAAGACACTTTTCATCCATTGCATCGACGTTCCGGACCCCCAGGCGACCATTGACGACATCAAGAACGGATTTGAACGCAAGATCATGGAGGCGTTCCGATGA
- a CDS encoding Na+/H+ antiporter subunit D, with amino-acid sequence MAGSSVPVDYSDAMIVTPIAAGDWLIVAPSLITMVGGALCLMLRKNTELQPKLGVALLGLLVLASLGLLIRVLDHGVITMVMGNWLPPFGIAVTADPLGATLTFIGSVVAFCAGIFGMKTVSSSGRRYGFYPFLLLLMTGVCGSFLTADVFNLYVWFEVLLISSYGLLILGNDRIQLDGAVKYGVLNLVGTNLFLIATGLLYGIFGTLNMADIAVKVDSLQNPASGTLATVAALYFLAFAMKAAAFPVNFWLPASYHTPNIVVSAVFAGLLTKVGVYALIRIFVLILPASLDYMADVIGIVAIATLITGALGALAQSDIRRLLGYLVIAGIGSMLAGLAVASSDTQATLSISGAIFYAVHSIIVMTALYMAAGIMGMMGGSFNLRQLGGLYHKSVAFAGVFLVLAFAVSGLPPFSGFWPKVMLVDAAFQSDRFWLGAAILVSGFLTTLAMGRVWIYAFWRGGPEGTADGQSVVVTGSPDEQQLSSGAVWLPLGVLTALVVYFGLQPEWMIELATQGASSVVDPFGYIRSVLGEQG; translated from the coding sequence ATGGCCGGTTCTTCTGTACCCGTCGACTATTCCGACGCAATGATCGTCACGCCGATTGCTGCGGGTGACTGGCTGATCGTCGCACCATCGCTGATCACCATGGTCGGCGGTGCCCTGTGCCTGATGCTCCGCAAGAATACGGAGCTTCAGCCGAAGCTCGGGGTCGCATTGCTGGGTCTCCTGGTTCTTGCAAGCCTGGGGCTTTTGATCCGTGTGCTCGATCATGGAGTGATCACCATGGTCATGGGCAACTGGCTGCCGCCATTCGGTATTGCGGTTACCGCCGATCCGCTCGGAGCGACCCTGACCTTCATTGGCTCGGTCGTGGCCTTCTGCGCCGGCATATTCGGGATGAAGACGGTCAGCAGTTCCGGCCGCCGCTACGGCTTTTACCCTTTCCTGCTGCTGCTCATGACCGGTGTCTGCGGGTCGTTTCTCACTGCCGACGTCTTCAACCTTTATGTCTGGTTCGAGGTTCTGCTGATTTCTTCCTATGGGTTGCTTATCCTTGGAAACGATCGCATTCAGCTTGACGGCGCCGTGAAATACGGCGTGCTCAATTTGGTCGGCACGAACCTGTTTCTGATCGCCACGGGCCTGCTTTACGGCATATTCGGTACGCTCAACATGGCGGATATCGCGGTCAAGGTCGACAGTCTCCAGAACCCGGCGTCGGGCACGCTTGCAACGGTCGCTGCCCTCTATTTCCTGGCATTTGCCATGAAAGCGGCCGCCTTTCCGGTCAATTTCTGGCTGCCTGCCTCCTACCACACGCCCAATATCGTCGTGTCGGCCGTGTTTGCAGGACTTCTGACAAAGGTCGGGGTCTACGCCCTGATCCGGATTTTCGTGCTGATTTTGCCGGCCTCCCTCGACTACATGGCGGATGTCATAGGCATCGTCGCAATAGCGACCCTGATAACAGGTGCGCTCGGCGCCCTGGCGCAGAGCGATATACGGCGCCTTCTCGGGTATCTTGTCATCGCCGGTATCGGCTCGATGCTGGCAGGTCTCGCCGTCGCGTCGAGCGACACGCAGGCGACTCTCTCGATATCAGGCGCGATTTTTTACGCAGTCCACTCGATCATCGTCATGACGGCGCTCTACATGGCCGCCGGGATCATGGGAATGATGGGCGGTTCGTTCAATCTCCGCCAGCTCGGAGGTCTTTACCACAAGAGCGTCGCCTTCGCCGGCGTGTTCCTGGTCCTGGCCTTCGCCGTCTCCGGTCTGCCGCCATTTTCCGGGTTCTGGCCGAAGGTGATGCTCGTCGATGCCGCTTTTCAGAGCGACAGGTTCTGGCTGGGCGCCGCGATCCTTGTGAGCGGCTTCCTGACGACGCTCGCCATGGGGCGCGTCTGGATCTATGCATTCTGGCGGGGAGGGCCGGAGGGGACCGCGGATGGGCAAAGCGTGGTGGTAACCGGGTCACCGGATGAACAGCAGCTCAGCAGCGGTGCGGTGTGGCTGCCACTGGGTGTTCTTACCGCACTTGTGGTCTATTTTGGTTTGCAGCCTGAGTGGATGATCGAACTCGCGACACAGGGAGCGAGCAGCGTTGTCGATCCGTTCGGCTACATAAGGTCAGTTCTTGGAGAGCAGGGATGA
- a CDS encoding Na+/H+ antiporter subunit C, with product METGVAILIGLFFTVAVYLMLSKHLVRILLGIAILGNSVNMLIFTNGRLTREIPPLIPSHLYTPETATANPLPQALVLTAIVISFSFFAFLLVLAFRAYQELGTDEVNKMRVAEPDNDPTPPQGY from the coding sequence ATGGAAACCGGTGTTGCCATTCTGATCGGACTGTTTTTCACCGTTGCCGTCTATCTGATGCTGTCGAAGCATCTGGTCCGGATCCTGCTCGGGATCGCGATCCTCGGGAATTCGGTCAATATGCTGATCTTCACGAACGGCCGTCTGACGCGGGAAATTCCGCCGCTTATTCCGTCTCACCTCTATACCCCGGAGACCGCAACCGCGAACCCGCTGCCCCAGGCGCTGGTGCTGACGGCAATCGTGATCTCCTTCTCGTTTTTCGCGTTCCTGCTGGTTCTGGCCTTCCGGGCCTATCAGGAACTGGGAACCGACGAAGTGAACAAGATGCGCGTCGCCGAACCTGACAACGACCCAACTCCGCCACAAGGGTACTAA
- a CDS encoding Na(+)/H(+) antiporter subunit B: protein MRTVIFRTIAPYLAALMVLFSIFVLLRGHNEPGGGFIGGLIAASALAIFGIACGVASVRRAIVFHPMSISGFGLFIGALAGVLSFFKNQAFMTSQWLIFDLFDVEIALSTPLVFDIGVYLVVVGAIGSIALALEEREAD from the coding sequence ATGCGGACGGTCATCTTCCGGACAATCGCGCCTTACCTGGCCGCCCTGATGGTCCTGTTTTCGATCTTCGTGCTCTTGCGCGGGCACAATGAACCTGGCGGCGGCTTCATCGGCGGCCTGATTGCGGCGTCCGCCCTTGCGATCTTCGGGATTGCCTGCGGCGTGGCATCGGTTCGGCGCGCCATCGTGTTTCACCCGATGAGCATCTCCGGCTTCGGGCTCTTCATCGGTGCGCTTGCGGGTGTGCTGTCCTTCTTCAAGAACCAGGCTTTCATGACCAGCCAGTGGCTGATCTTCGACCTTTTCGACGTCGAAATCGCCCTCTCGACACCGCTTGTCTTCGACATCGGCGTCTACCTGGTTGTCGTCGGCGCGATCGGTTCGATCGCCCTTGCGCTGGAAGAAAGGGAGGCCGACTGA
- a CDS encoding putative monovalent cation/H+ antiporter subunit A, with translation MTPAVIDDTTLYAVLAPFAAAVVAPFLTRWLKHNAAWPLALVPALIFLHFAGFIGPVSQGETFVAAKAWAPSYGVNFSVYVDGLSTLFGLLISGIGTFIILYAGGYLKGHPQQGRFFSFLFLFMGAMLGLVLGNNLISLFIFWELTSITSFLLIGFDHLRAASRRAAIQALVVTGGGGLALLAGFILIISATGEIEMSELLASQDIIKDSGLYLPIFLLVLGGAFTKSAQFPFHFWLPNAMEAPTPVSAYLHSATMVKAGVYLLMRMHPLLGDTVLWTTVLPLFGGVTLLVGTILAVRQTDLKLMLAYTTVASLGLLVMLTGTSYEKALEGAVLYLLAHSLFKGALFMVAGTIDHEAGTRDVTKLGGLRTLMPFTFGAACLASLSMAGLPPFIGFIAKEILYYGTSDISALGQLGIIVTFVAVVGNALMLVIAAAVAIKPFLGAEVKTPKHAHEGPVLLIAGPVVLSVTGVILALVAHTTGVLFIGPTLSSLLGEFTQIDLHLIPTKINAPVILSFITVGLGILLFTQLDRMRSMIASALAAIGWGPDKGFDQAVSGIVSMATAVTRLLQTGKMQTYMLLTFVFTALAVLLPGYLTGTFPALPKLPEYRFYEWGILLIAVLGLIAVLIAKTRLTAIVSLGVQGFAVALIFMMFGAPDLSFTQFMVETLSVVILALVMTRLNLSPRDHRSLASSVVTGVVAVAVGLGLMLTLLAITQQPFDSRLSEFFTEFSRSIAHGRNIVNVILVDFRGFDTLGEIAVVVLAGLCVLALIRIKTRTPDETADKTSAAQANSQTAEVR, from the coding sequence ATGACGCCTGCAGTGATCGACGATACTACTTTGTACGCCGTACTCGCACCTTTTGCCGCTGCGGTCGTTGCGCCTTTCCTCACGCGCTGGCTCAAGCATAATGCCGCATGGCCGCTTGCGCTTGTGCCGGCGCTCATCTTCCTGCATTTCGCCGGGTTCATCGGTCCTGTCTCCCAGGGGGAGACGTTCGTCGCCGCGAAGGCCTGGGCGCCAAGCTACGGTGTCAATTTCTCCGTCTATGTCGATGGTCTCTCGACGCTGTTCGGTCTGCTGATCTCCGGTATCGGCACCTTTATCATTCTCTATGCAGGTGGCTACCTCAAGGGACACCCGCAACAGGGCAGGTTCTTTTCGTTCCTGTTCCTGTTCATGGGCGCAATGCTCGGACTGGTTCTCGGCAACAATCTGATTTCGCTCTTCATCTTCTGGGAACTTACGTCGATCACCTCGTTCCTTCTGATCGGTTTCGACCATCTGAGGGCGGCGTCGAGACGGGCGGCGATCCAGGCTCTGGTCGTCACGGGCGGGGGAGGGCTGGCGCTGCTGGCAGGCTTCATCCTGATCATCTCGGCAACGGGCGAGATCGAGATGTCGGAACTGCTGGCGTCGCAGGACATCATCAAGGATTCCGGGCTCTACCTGCCGATTTTCCTGTTGGTGCTTGGCGGCGCATTCACCAAGTCCGCGCAGTTTCCGTTCCATTTCTGGCTTCCGAACGCCATGGAAGCACCCACTCCGGTTTCCGCCTATCTGCATTCCGCAACGATGGTGAAGGCGGGCGTTTATCTGCTCATGCGTATGCACCCGCTTCTGGGCGACACGGTGCTCTGGACCACCGTTCTGCCGCTGTTCGGCGGCGTTACGCTGCTTGTCGGCACGATCCTCGCCGTGCGTCAGACGGATCTGAAGCTGATGCTGGCCTATACAACGGTCGCCTCGCTCGGGCTCCTGGTGATGCTGACGGGCACGAGCTACGAAAAAGCGCTGGAAGGCGCCGTTCTCTATCTGCTCGCGCATTCGCTCTTCAAGGGGGCGCTGTTCATGGTCGCCGGGACCATCGATCACGAGGCAGGTACACGAGACGTGACCAAGCTGGGCGGTTTGCGGACCCTGATGCCGTTCACCTTCGGAGCGGCTTGTCTAGCCTCGCTTTCCATGGCCGGTCTGCCGCCCTTCATCGGGTTTATCGCCAAGGAAATTCTCTATTACGGCACGTCCGATATATCGGCACTCGGGCAGCTCGGTATCATCGTCACTTTTGTCGCGGTCGTCGGGAATGCCTTGATGCTGGTCATCGCCGCTGCCGTTGCGATCAAACCGTTCCTGGGCGCCGAGGTGAAAACGCCCAAACATGCACATGAAGGGCCTGTCCTGCTCATCGCCGGGCCTGTTGTCCTGTCCGTGACCGGTGTCATCCTGGCGCTTGTTGCGCACACGACCGGCGTCCTGTTCATCGGACCGACGCTGTCGTCGCTGCTCGGCGAGTTCACGCAGATCGACCTGCACCTGATCCCGACGAAGATCAACGCGCCCGTCATCCTGTCCTTCATCACGGTTGGGCTGGGGATCCTGCTGTTCACCCAGCTTGACAGGATGCGCAGCATGATCGCGTCGGCGCTGGCGGCGATCGGCTGGGGGCCGGACAAGGGCTTCGACCAGGCGGTGAGCGGCATCGTCTCGATGGCAACCGCCGTCACCCGGCTGCTGCAAACCGGAAAGATGCAGACCTACATGCTGCTGACCTTCGTCTTCACGGCGCTGGCCGTGTTGCTGCCGGGCTATCTGACAGGCACTTTTCCGGCGCTGCCCAAGCTTCCGGAATACCGGTTCTACGAATGGGGCATCCTGCTGATCGCGGTCCTAGGACTGATCGCGGTTCTGATCGCGAAAACGCGCCTGACAGCAATTGTTTCACTGGGCGTTCAGGGATTTGCGGTTGCGCTCATCTTCATGATGTTCGGCGCGCCAGACCTGTCTTTTACCCAGTTCATGGTGGAAACGCTGTCGGTGGTCATTCTCGCGCTGGTGATGACCCGTCTCAATCTTTCACCGCGCGATCACCGGTCCCTGGCGTCAAGCGTCGTTACCGGCGTGGTGGCCGTGGCCGTCGGTCTCGGTCTCATGCTCACGCTGCTTGCGATCACGCAGCAGCCGTTCGACAGCCGGCTGTCGGAGTTCTTTACCGAATTCAGCCGTTCCATCGCGCATGGACGGAACATCGTGAACGTGATCCTCGTCGATTTCCGCGGTTTTGATACGCTCGGTGAAATCGCGGTCGTGGTTCTGGCGGGCCTGTGTGTGCTGGCGCTGATCCGGATCAAGACGCGGACGCCCGACGAGACAGCGGACAAGACATCCGCGGCTCAGGCAAACAGTCAAACTGCGGAGGTGCGCTGA